From Amycolatopsis sp. YIM 10, the proteins below share one genomic window:
- a CDS encoding LLM class F420-dependent oxidoreductase, translated as MTTPNRPIRVGVQIQPQHADYATIRRAASEAEDLGVDIAFNWDHFFPLYGEPEGKHYECWTMLGAWAESTSRVEIGALVTCNSYRNPELLADMARTVDNISDGRLILGIGSGWFEKDYNEYGYEFGTAGGRLNDLGDALPRIEARLGKLNPQPVRKIPVLIGGGGEKKTLRLVAKHADIWHGFGDPEVVERKVRILDQHCADVGRDPGEIERSVAVESEPSELGPKLLERGVSLFTVGVNGPDYDFSLLRQWVEWRDKTNG; from the coding sequence ATGACGACACCCAACCGGCCGATCCGGGTCGGAGTCCAGATCCAGCCCCAGCACGCCGACTACGCCACCATCCGCCGGGCCGCCTCCGAGGCGGAGGACCTCGGCGTCGACATCGCCTTCAACTGGGACCACTTCTTCCCGCTCTACGGGGAACCCGAAGGCAAGCACTACGAGTGCTGGACCATGCTCGGCGCCTGGGCCGAATCCACCTCGCGGGTGGAGATCGGCGCGCTGGTCACCTGCAACAGCTACCGCAACCCCGAACTGCTCGCCGACATGGCGCGCACGGTGGACAACATCAGCGACGGCAGGCTGATCCTGGGAATCGGCTCCGGCTGGTTCGAGAAGGACTACAACGAGTACGGCTACGAGTTCGGCACCGCCGGTGGCAGGCTGAACGACCTCGGCGACGCGCTGCCGCGCATCGAGGCCCGGCTCGGCAAGCTGAACCCGCAGCCCGTCCGCAAGATCCCGGTGCTGATCGGCGGTGGCGGCGAGAAGAAGACGCTGCGCCTGGTCGCCAAGCACGCCGACATCTGGCACGGCTTCGGCGACCCGGAGGTGGTCGAGCGCAAGGTGCGCATCCTCGACCAGCACTGCGCCGACGTCGGCCGCGACCCCGGTGAGATCGAGCGCTCGGTCGCGGTCGAGTCCGAGCCGAGCGAACTGGGCCCGAAGCTGCTCGAGCGCGGCGTCTCCCTGTTCACCGTCGGCGTCAACGGCCCCGACTACGACTTCTCCCTGCTGCGGCAGTGGGTCGAGTGGCGGGACAAGACCAACGGCTGA
- a CDS encoding phytoene/squalene synthase family protein translates to MSAELDAAGIHGDQLRAAYTDARRINAHYGRTFFLATRLLPARARPFAHALYGFARAVDEVVDNPAPGTDPAAGLDAVAAQLDDVFSGESTEFPALADTVRRFDLERSLFDAFLRSMRMDLTVTEYETYADLAVYTWGSASVIGLQMLPVFGTVSGRAEAEPSAAALGEAFQLTNFLRDVGEDLDRGRVYLPRAELAAFGVDRALLESCRRRQVTDARVRRALAAAVARNRAVYRRARRGVPLLRKESRPCVATALTLYEGILDEIVAADYDVLNRRVVVPKRRRLAVAGPSLLRVQGLELLQRAKTRSAALVSKT, encoded by the coding sequence ATGAGCGCCGAACTGGACGCGGCGGGCATCCACGGCGACCAGCTGCGCGCCGCCTACACCGACGCCCGCCGGATCAACGCGCACTACGGCCGCACCTTCTTCCTGGCGACCAGGCTGCTCCCGGCCAGGGCACGCCCGTTCGCCCACGCTTTGTACGGGTTCGCCCGTGCGGTCGACGAAGTGGTCGACAATCCCGCGCCCGGCACCGACCCGGCCGCCGGACTGGACGCGGTGGCCGCGCAGCTGGACGACGTCTTCTCCGGTGAGAGCACCGAATTCCCCGCACTGGCGGACACCGTGCGCCGGTTCGACCTGGAGCGGTCTTTGTTCGACGCCTTCCTGCGGTCGATGCGCATGGACCTCACCGTCACCGAATACGAGACCTACGCCGATCTCGCCGTGTACACCTGGGGATCGGCCTCGGTGATCGGGCTGCAGATGCTGCCGGTGTTCGGCACGGTGAGCGGGCGCGCGGAGGCCGAGCCGAGCGCCGCCGCACTCGGGGAAGCCTTCCAGCTGACCAATTTCCTGCGCGACGTCGGCGAGGACCTCGACCGCGGCCGGGTGTACCTGCCGCGCGCCGAGCTGGCCGCGTTCGGAGTGGACCGAGCGCTGCTGGAGTCCTGCCGCCGTCGCCAGGTCACCGACGCCCGTGTCCGGCGCGCGCTGGCCGCGGCGGTGGCACGCAACCGCGCGGTCTACCGGCGCGCACGACGCGGCGTTCCCTTGCTGCGCAAGGAATCCCGGCCGTGCGTGGCCACCGCGCTGACGCTGTACGAAGGCATCCTGGACGAGATCGTCGCGGCTGATTACGACGTGCTCAACCGCCGAGTCGTGGTGCCGAAGCGGCGGCGGCTCGCGGTGGCCGGGCCGAGCCTGCTGCGCGTGCAGGGGCTGGAGTTGCTCCAGCGGGCGAAAACCCGCTCCGCAGCGCTAGTGTCGAAGACATGA
- the crtI gene encoding phytoene desaturase family protein, translating into MTDHVVVVGAGLAGLSAALHLLGSGREVTLVEQGERPGGRAGQSALDGYRFDTGASVLTMPELVDEALAAVGESISDRLRLVRLDPAYRAHFADGSTLALRTGAEAMEAEIRDFAGPREAAGYRRLRGWLTDLYAVQKDHFIGANFDSPLDLVRPELAKLAALGGFGRLGPRVARYLSDERVRRLFSFQALYAGLDPMRAIGAYGVISYMDTVGGVYYPVGGIGKVAEAMADAAEKAGAELKFATHAAWLERRGSHVDAVRTSTGERIPCDAVVVATELTGAYQLLGAHPGRTLPLRYSPSAVVLHGHTGRSWPELDHHTIFFGDAWDRTFTEIIREGALMSDPSLLVTRPTATDPSLAPAGREVVSVLAPAPNLRAGRIDWDRVGPAYREELVRTLENRGLTGFGDEYQLVDTVTPADWADRGFGAGTPFSLAHTFAQTGPFRPRNVLRGIENAALAGCGTTPGVGIPPVLISGKLAAARILAA; encoded by the coding sequence GTGACGGACCACGTCGTGGTGGTCGGCGCCGGCCTCGCCGGGCTGTCGGCCGCGTTGCACCTGCTCGGTTCCGGCCGTGAGGTCACCCTCGTCGAACAGGGCGAGCGCCCCGGTGGGCGCGCCGGCCAGTCCGCGCTCGACGGCTACCGGTTCGACACCGGCGCCAGTGTGCTCACCATGCCGGAGCTGGTCGACGAGGCGCTCGCCGCGGTCGGTGAGTCCATTTCGGACCGATTGCGGCTGGTCCGGCTGGATCCGGCCTACCGCGCGCACTTCGCCGACGGCAGCACGCTCGCACTGCGCACCGGGGCCGAGGCGATGGAAGCCGAGATCCGCGACTTCGCCGGACCGCGTGAAGCCGCCGGTTACCGGCGCCTGCGCGGCTGGCTGACCGACCTGTACGCGGTGCAGAAGGACCACTTCATCGGCGCGAACTTCGATTCGCCGCTCGACCTGGTCCGCCCGGAGCTGGCGAAACTGGCCGCGCTCGGCGGGTTCGGCAGGCTCGGCCCGCGTGTCGCCAGGTACCTGTCCGACGAGCGCGTGCGACGGCTGTTCTCCTTCCAGGCGCTCTACGCCGGGCTGGACCCGATGCGCGCGATCGGCGCCTACGGGGTCATCTCCTACATGGACACCGTCGGCGGCGTGTACTACCCCGTCGGCGGCATCGGCAAGGTCGCCGAGGCGATGGCCGACGCGGCCGAAAAGGCCGGTGCCGAGCTGAAGTTCGCCACGCACGCGGCCTGGCTGGAGCGCCGGGGGTCCCATGTGGACGCCGTGCGGACCAGCACCGGCGAGCGGATCCCGTGTGACGCGGTGGTGGTGGCCACCGAGCTGACCGGGGCGTACCAGCTGCTCGGCGCCCACCCCGGACGCACGCTGCCGCTGCGGTACTCACCGTCGGCGGTGGTGCTGCACGGGCACACCGGCCGGTCGTGGCCGGAGCTGGACCACCACACCATCTTCTTCGGTGACGCCTGGGACCGGACCTTCACCGAGATCATTCGCGAAGGCGCGCTGATGAGCGATCCGTCGCTGCTGGTCACCCGCCCGACCGCGACCGACCCCTCGCTCGCCCCGGCCGGGCGCGAGGTGGTCTCGGTGCTGGCACCCGCGCCGAACCTGCGGGCCGGGCGGATCGACTGGGACCGCGTCGGCCCGGCCTATCGCGAGGAACTGGTGCGCACACTGGAAAACCGCGGCCTGACCGGCTTCGGCGACGAGTACCAGCTGGTCGACACGGTGACCCCGGCCGACTGGGCCGATCGCGGCTTCGGCGCCGGTACGCCGTTCTCGCTGGCGCACACGTTCGCCCAAACCGGACCGTTCCGGCCGCGGAACGTGTTGCGGGGCATCGAAAACGCCGCACTCGCCGGGTGCGGGACCACTCCGGGGGTCGGCATCCCGCCGGTGTTGATCTCCGGAAAGCTCGCGGCGGCAAGGATCCTGGCCGCATGA
- a CDS encoding polyprenyl synthetase family protein: MSEPGFDADFPAHVERALAKFLHEAGDPIREIEPSTGPGVDALSEFVLGGGKRLRPTFAWWGWRGAGGDPAGPDAEGVLQAVSSLELVQACALIHDDLMDSSDSRRGSPTVHVAFAKRHADHGWLGSAASFGQAAAVLLGDLALAWADDMFAGAPLPATTLAAARPAWRAMRTEVLAGQYLDVHTQATGDASPEAALRIDRLKTAAYTVQRPLHLGAALAGADDRLIGTLLSFGRDLGVAFQLRDDLLGVFGDPSVTGKPAGDDLREGKRTLLLALGMELADAQGRRADAAVIAEAVGDKDLTEDAVTVVREALTGVGAVAAVERRIDDLTAAALDSLDAAELAEPATTRLRELAIQATQRKY; encoded by the coding sequence ATGAGCGAGCCGGGCTTCGACGCCGATTTCCCCGCACACGTCGAGCGCGCGCTCGCGAAGTTCCTGCACGAAGCGGGTGACCCGATCCGCGAGATCGAACCGAGCACCGGTCCCGGCGTGGACGCGCTGAGCGAGTTCGTGCTCGGCGGCGGCAAGCGGTTGCGGCCGACCTTCGCCTGGTGGGGCTGGCGCGGCGCGGGCGGCGACCCGGCCGGGCCGGACGCCGAGGGTGTGCTCCAGGCCGTCTCCAGCCTCGAACTGGTGCAGGCCTGCGCGCTGATCCACGACGACCTGATGGACTCCTCCGACTCGCGGCGCGGCTCGCCGACGGTGCACGTGGCCTTCGCGAAGCGCCACGCCGATCACGGCTGGCTCGGTTCGGCGGCGAGCTTCGGCCAGGCGGCGGCCGTGCTGCTCGGTGACCTGGCGCTGGCCTGGGCCGACGACATGTTCGCCGGCGCGCCCCTGCCCGCCACCACGCTGGCCGCCGCCCGTCCGGCGTGGCGCGCGATGCGTACCGAGGTGCTCGCCGGGCAATACCTGGACGTGCACACCCAGGCCACCGGCGACGCCTCCCCCGAGGCCGCGCTGCGCATCGACCGGCTGAAGACGGCCGCCTACACCGTGCAACGCCCGCTGCACCTCGGCGCCGCGCTGGCCGGCGCGGACGACCGGCTGATCGGCACCCTGCTCTCGTTCGGCCGCGATCTCGGTGTCGCCTTCCAGCTGCGCGACGACCTGCTCGGCGTGTTCGGCGACCCGTCGGTCACCGGCAAGCCCGCCGGGGACGACCTGCGGGAGGGCAAGCGGACGCTGCTGCTCGCGCTCGGCATGGAACTGGCCGACGCGCAGGGCCGCCGTGCCGACGCGGCCGTCATCGCGGAAGCGGTCGGCGACAAGGACCTCACCGAGGACGCGGTGACCGTGGTGCGCGAGGCGCTGACCGGCGTCGGCGCGGTCGCCGCGGTCGAACGCCGCATCGACGACCTCACCGCCGCGGCGCTCGATTCGCTCGACGCCGCCGAACTCGCCGAACCGGCCACCACCCGGCTGCGGGAGCTGGCGATCCAAGCCACGCAGAGGAAGTACTAG
- a CDS encoding CGNR zinc finger domain-containing protein → MADSWRGYDLAGGHIALDLVNTVSWRGDPPRRLDRTELPGFFADWLTRTGLGVPEGDLSAVLPEVRELRELVYDLLADGQPKQTDLDRFGDLLASAHTRAKAEPSLPVRWSIPVETPADILPALVLLTDELLRSPDTAHIRQCAGRGCAWLFIDSTRNHSRRWCRAEDCGNRERARRHYRRTREPV, encoded by the coding sequence ATGGCGGACAGCTGGCGCGGGTACGACCTCGCGGGCGGGCACATCGCGCTCGACCTGGTCAACACGGTGTCGTGGCGCGGCGACCCGCCACGACGGCTGGACCGGACGGAACTGCCCGGCTTCTTCGCGGACTGGCTGACGCGAACCGGCCTCGGTGTGCCCGAAGGCGACCTGAGCGCCGTCCTCCCCGAAGTGCGTGAGCTGCGAGAACTCGTCTACGACCTGCTCGCCGACGGGCAGCCCAAACAGACAGACCTCGATCGATTCGGCGACCTGCTCGCCTCCGCGCACACGCGCGCGAAGGCCGAACCATCCCTGCCGGTGCGCTGGTCGATACCGGTCGAGACGCCGGCGGACATCCTCCCGGCGCTGGTGCTGCTGACCGACGAACTGCTCCGCTCCCCCGACACCGCGCACATCCGCCAGTGCGCGGGCCGCGGGTGTGCGTGGCTGTTCATCGACAGCACCCGCAACCACTCCCGCCGGTGGTGCCGGGCGGAGGACTGCGGCAACCGGGAACGCGCGCGGCGGCACTACCGCCGAACGCGCGAACCCGTTTGA
- a CDS encoding AzlC family ABC transporter permease: protein MTLTTSGYAAGIRVGAGFAPATAVLGLTFGALTQTLGWGVLAPIAASVLVFSGSAQFALAAALAGGGGLGVAVGAAALINARFLPMGVAAAGAFKGGRLRRALEGQAVVDASWAAAHLGGGRFDREKMIGGTLVQFPAWVLGTVAGVLVAPPADVVHRFGLDVVFPGFFLLLLIDELRKEPAARAVAALAAALAAGLVLVLPVGLAIVGSAAAALLGLRARRAAT from the coding sequence ATGACCTTGACGACGAGCGGTTACGCCGCCGGCATCCGGGTCGGTGCTGGTTTCGCCCCGGCCACCGCGGTGCTCGGCCTGACCTTCGGCGCGCTCACCCAGACGCTCGGGTGGGGCGTGTTGGCGCCCATCGCCGCCTCCGTGCTGGTGTTCTCCGGTTCCGCGCAGTTCGCGCTGGCCGCGGCGCTGGCCGGGGGTGGCGGCCTCGGCGTGGCGGTCGGCGCGGCCGCGTTGATCAACGCGCGTTTCCTGCCGATGGGCGTGGCCGCGGCCGGTGCCTTCAAGGGCGGCAGGCTGCGGCGGGCGCTGGAGGGGCAGGCCGTGGTGGACGCGTCGTGGGCCGCCGCGCACCTCGGTGGTGGCCGGTTCGACCGGGAGAAGATGATCGGCGGCACGCTGGTGCAGTTCCCGGCCTGGGTGCTCGGCACGGTGGCGGGCGTGCTGGTCGCGCCGCCCGCGGACGTGGTGCACCGGTTCGGCCTGGACGTGGTGTTCCCCGGCTTCTTCCTGTTGTTGCTGATCGACGAGCTGCGCAAGGAACCCGCGGCCCGCGCGGTGGCGGCCTTGGCGGCGGCGCTGGCCGCCGGGCTGGTGCTGGTACTGCCGGTCGGCCTGGCCATCGTCGGCTCCGCCGCGGCCGCCCTGCTCGGCCTACGCGCGCGACGGGCGGCGACATGA
- a CDS encoding AzlD domain-containing protein, which produces MSTLWVSILLVAAVSVAIKAAGPALLGDRELPPWAAAVIAALAPALLAGLVITDVAGPAWGDFDWRLCAGLGVAAGAYAFRLPALPSIALAVVVTAGLRFLV; this is translated from the coding sequence ATGAGCACGCTGTGGGTGAGCATCCTCCTGGTGGCCGCGGTCAGCGTGGCCATCAAGGCAGCCGGTCCGGCGCTGCTCGGCGATCGCGAGCTGCCACCGTGGGCCGCGGCGGTGATCGCCGCGCTGGCCCCGGCGTTGCTGGCCGGGCTGGTGATCACCGACGTGGCCGGTCCCGCCTGGGGCGACTTCGACTGGCGGCTGTGCGCGGGCCTGGGCGTGGCGGCCGGGGCCTACGCCTTCCGGCTGCCCGCGCTGCCATCGATCGCGCTGGCGGTGGTGGTCACCGCGGGGTTGCGCTTCCTGGTGTGA
- a CDS encoding methylenetetrahydrofolate reductase yields the protein MTSVVERLRGNETVFSVEFFPPRDDADEAILWRSIRELEGFDPAYMSITYGAGGTSRDGTIRSIARVATETTLVPMAHLTAVNHSVAELRNVIGWYAAVGVRNVLALRGDPPGDPYGEWIAHPDGLNYAEELVSLVRSLGDFCVGVSAFPYGHPRSADLETDTRHLVRKFNAGADFAIAQLFFEAEDFLRLRDRVAAAGSDALMIPGIMPLTTPRTLRKTIELSGAAAPKRLLDRLSPLEDDAAAFRAEGLDVVTELCERLIAEGVPDLHFYTFNRSKATREVVSRLGLIPARA from the coding sequence ATGACCTCGGTGGTGGAAAGGCTGCGCGGCAACGAAACCGTGTTCTCGGTGGAGTTCTTCCCGCCACGCGACGACGCCGACGAGGCCATTCTGTGGCGGTCGATCCGCGAGCTGGAGGGCTTCGACCCGGCGTACATGTCGATCACCTACGGCGCCGGCGGCACCAGCCGCGACGGCACCATCCGCAGCATCGCCAGGGTGGCCACCGAGACCACGCTGGTGCCGATGGCGCACCTGACCGCGGTCAACCACTCGGTGGCCGAACTACGCAACGTGATCGGCTGGTACGCCGCGGTCGGCGTGCGCAACGTGCTCGCGCTGCGCGGCGACCCGCCCGGTGACCCGTACGGCGAGTGGATCGCGCACCCCGACGGGCTGAACTACGCCGAGGAACTGGTCTCGCTGGTCCGCTCGCTCGGTGACTTCTGCGTCGGTGTGTCCGCCTTCCCGTACGGCCACCCGCGCTCGGCCGATCTGGAGACCGACACCCGTCACCTGGTGCGCAAGTTCAACGCGGGCGCCGATTTCGCCATCGCCCAGTTGTTCTTCGAAGCGGAGGACTTCCTGCGCCTGCGCGACCGCGTCGCCGCCGCCGGTTCGGACGCGCTGATGATCCCCGGCATCATGCCGCTGACCACCCCGCGAACGCTCCGCAAGACCATCGAGCTGTCAGGAGCCGCCGCGCCGAAGCGCCTGCTGGACCGGCTGTCCCCGCTCGAGGACGATGCCGCCGCCTTCCGCGCCGAGGGGCTCGACGTGGTCACCGAACTGTGCGAGCGGCTGATCGCCGAAGGCGTGCCGGACCTGCACTTCTACACCTTCAACCGGTCCAAGGCCACGCGCGAGGTGGTGAGCAGGCTCGGCCTGATCCCGGCACGCGCGTAA
- a CDS encoding DUF885 domain-containing protein: MVSTEQGVHAICDRYVDDLAAADPVAATVYGIAGHDDKLTDYSPAGHAARATLARRALEAVEAAEPADDGERAAKAVFCERIGLELEIHEAGLDLSALNVIASPVQDLRMVFDLMPTETAEDWRVIATRMAAVPECLDGLRSSLLTAADAGRVAALRQVSKVAEQAETWAGLHGKKGYFSTLIEGAPERTPELERGARLAEEAYAELAGFLRAELAPLAPTKDAVGEEVYQLWSRYFVGARLDLQESYAWGCAEFLRLEAEMREVAERIKPGGTLAEAAAALDADERYRVHGRDAFERWMQNLSDEALKSLRGKHFEIPDALMALECKIAPPGGGVGAYYTSPSEDFSRPGRMWWSLPADKNEFTTWREVSTVYHEGAPGHHLQIATAVYQSASLNKYQRMVAFTSGHAEGWALYTERLMQDLGYLDDNGDLLGMLSEQLFRAARVIVDIGMHLELEIPDELDFHRGERWTPELGLEFMLNRTITDAAHVYDEIDRYLGWPGQAPSYKLGERLWLAAREEARERKGDSFDIKEFHTKALALGGMGLDTLREQLAQLD, translated from the coding sequence ATGGTTTCCACTGAACAGGGCGTGCACGCGATCTGCGACCGCTACGTCGACGACCTCGCCGCCGCAGATCCGGTCGCCGCGACGGTGTACGGAATCGCCGGGCACGACGACAAGCTGACCGACTACTCGCCCGCCGGGCACGCCGCCCGCGCGACGCTGGCCCGCCGCGCGCTGGAGGCGGTCGAGGCCGCCGAACCCGCCGACGACGGCGAGCGCGCGGCGAAGGCGGTCTTCTGCGAGCGGATCGGGCTGGAGTTGGAGATCCACGAAGCCGGGCTGGACCTGTCCGCGCTGAACGTGATCGCGAGCCCGGTGCAGGACCTGCGCATGGTCTTCGACCTGATGCCCACCGAGACCGCCGAGGACTGGCGGGTCATCGCCACCCGGATGGCCGCGGTGCCCGAATGCCTCGACGGGCTGCGCTCCTCGTTGCTGACCGCGGCCGACGCCGGGCGGGTGGCCGCGCTGCGGCAGGTCAGCAAAGTCGCCGAGCAGGCGGAAACCTGGGCCGGGCTGCACGGCAAGAAGGGCTACTTCAGCACCCTGATCGAGGGCGCGCCGGAACGCACGCCGGAGCTGGAGCGCGGGGCGCGGCTCGCCGAGGAGGCGTACGCGGAACTCGCCGGTTTCCTCCGCGCCGAACTGGCGCCGCTGGCCCCGACCAAGGACGCCGTCGGCGAAGAGGTCTACCAGCTGTGGTCGCGGTACTTCGTCGGCGCGCGGCTGGACCTTCAGGAGTCCTACGCCTGGGGCTGCGCGGAATTCCTGCGCCTGGAAGCCGAAATGCGCGAAGTCGCCGAGCGGATCAAGCCGGGTGGCACGCTGGCCGAGGCGGCCGCCGCGCTCGACGCCGACGAGCGCTACCGCGTGCACGGCCGCGACGCCTTCGAGCGGTGGATGCAGAACCTGTCCGACGAGGCGTTGAAGTCCTTGCGGGGCAAGCACTTCGAGATTCCCGACGCGCTGATGGCGCTGGAGTGCAAGATCGCGCCGCCCGGTGGCGGGGTCGGGGCGTACTACACCTCGCCGAGCGAGGACTTCAGCCGTCCCGGGCGCATGTGGTGGTCGCTGCCCGCGGACAAGAACGAGTTCACCACCTGGCGCGAGGTGAGCACCGTCTACCACGAGGGCGCGCCGGGACACCACCTGCAGATCGCCACCGCGGTGTACCAGTCGGCCTCGCTGAACAAGTACCAGCGCATGGTCGCCTTCACCTCGGGGCACGCCGAGGGCTGGGCGCTCTACACCGAGCGGCTGATGCAGGACCTCGGTTACCTGGACGACAACGGGGACCTGCTCGGCATGCTGTCGGAGCAGCTTTTCCGCGCGGCACGGGTGATCGTGGACATCGGCATGCACCTGGAGTTGGAGATCCCGGACGAGCTGGACTTCCACCGGGGTGAGCGCTGGACGCCGGAGCTGGGCCTGGAGTTCATGCTGAACCGGACCATCACCGACGCGGCGCACGTGTACGACGAGATCGACCGGTACCTCGGCTGGCCGGGGCAGGCGCCGTCGTACAAGCTCGGCGAGCGGCTGTGGCTGGCCGCCCGTGAGGAAGCGCGCGAGCGCAAGGGGGATTCCTTCGACATCAAGGAGTTCCACACCAAGGCGCTCGCACTCGGCGGCATGGGCCTGGACACCCTCCGCGAGCAACTGGCCCAGCTCGACTGA
- a CDS encoding LysR family transcriptional regulator, with protein sequence MLDLVRLRVLVAVAREGSVTAAADALHYAQPSVSHHLARLEAEAGLPLLQRAGRGVRLTEAGELLVRRAEEILGQVESVRAELAAHAGLHTGRVRLAAFPTALATLVPAAAAWLAAEHPGIDLALTEAEPPEALTALRNGDADVALVFEHGPAAEVPDLRNVRLTPLLEEPLYAVTPASREWTGPRAELGTYAGERWIAGCPRCRAHLVDACGEAGFRPEITFETDDYVAVQALVAAGLGVSTLPGLALLANRNAAVRADRLANHQRRIFVATYGKPPLPRPVQALTEALAATTGEPEWPP encoded by the coding sequence GTGCTCGATCTCGTCCGGCTGCGGGTGCTGGTGGCGGTCGCCAGGGAAGGCTCGGTGACCGCGGCCGCCGACGCGCTGCACTACGCCCAGCCCTCGGTGAGCCACCACCTCGCGCGGCTGGAGGCGGAGGCTGGACTGCCGCTGCTGCAACGAGCCGGGCGCGGTGTCCGGCTCACCGAAGCCGGAGAACTGCTGGTGCGGCGGGCCGAGGAAATCCTGGGACAGGTCGAGTCGGTGCGGGCGGAACTGGCCGCGCACGCCGGGTTGCACACGGGACGCGTGCGGCTGGCGGCCTTCCCGACCGCGCTGGCGACGCTGGTGCCCGCGGCGGCCGCGTGGCTGGCGGCCGAACACCCCGGCATCGACCTCGCGCTCACCGAGGCCGAGCCCCCGGAAGCGCTGACCGCGTTGCGCAACGGGGACGCCGACGTCGCGCTGGTCTTCGAGCACGGCCCGGCAGCCGAGGTCCCGGACCTGCGGAACGTGCGGCTGACCCCGCTGCTGGAGGAACCGCTGTACGCGGTGACCCCGGCGAGTCGCGAATGGACCGGACCGCGCGCGGAACTGGGCACCTACGCCGGGGAACGGTGGATCGCCGGCTGCCCGCGGTGCCGGGCGCACCTGGTGGACGCGTGCGGGGAAGCCGGTTTCCGGCCGGAGATCACCTTCGAAACGGACGACTACGTGGCCGTGCAGGCGCTGGTCGCCGCCGGGCTCGGGGTGAGCACGCTACCGGGGCTGGCGTTGCTGGCGAACCGGAACGCGGCGGTGCGGGCGGACCGGCTCGCGAACCACCAGCGACGCATTTTTGTTGCCACCTATGGAAAACCGCCGCTGCCGCGCCCGGTGCAGGCACTCACCGAAGCACTGGCGGCAACGACCGGGGAACCGGAGTGGCCGCCGTGA
- a CDS encoding threonine/serine dehydratase yields MLPTITDALRARRLLRPLLAPTPLSTYPALDAATGAKVYVKHENVQPTGAFKVRGGLNLLATLDPAERARGVLGYSTGNHAQSLAYAAAHHGVPCTIVMPEKSNPAKARAVRDLGAELIEYGERFDEARAHAERVAAERGTRLVSAANEPAIIAGVATAYLELFEAEPGLDVVLVPVGSGTGAAAAALVAAALAPDCEVIAVQSAAAPAAHDSWRTGELVERPNRTVAEGLATGSGFALTQRLLRDRLADFLLVEDEQIGEAQRLCLRAAHTVAEGAGAAAPAALLAHRDRFAGRSVAVICSGGNAGEAELNRMGRAAPIG; encoded by the coding sequence ATGCTGCCGACCATCACCGACGCGCTCCGGGCGCGACGGCTCCTGCGTCCCCTGCTCGCGCCGACCCCGCTGTCGACCTATCCCGCGCTGGATGCGGCCACCGGCGCGAAGGTGTACGTCAAGCACGAGAACGTCCAGCCCACCGGCGCGTTCAAGGTGCGTGGCGGCCTCAACCTGCTCGCCACGCTCGACCCGGCGGAACGCGCTCGCGGCGTGCTCGGTTATTCGACCGGCAACCACGCGCAGTCGCTCGCCTACGCCGCCGCCCACCACGGTGTGCCCTGCACGATCGTCATGCCGGAGAAGTCGAACCCGGCCAAGGCGCGAGCCGTGCGGGACCTCGGCGCCGAGCTGATCGAGTACGGCGAACGGTTCGACGAGGCCCGCGCGCACGCCGAACGAGTCGCCGCCGAGCGCGGCACGCGGCTGGTCAGCGCGGCCAACGAGCCGGCGATCATCGCCGGGGTCGCCACTGCCTACCTGGAGCTTTTCGAAGCCGAACCCGGGCTCGACGTGGTGCTCGTCCCGGTCGGCAGCGGCACCGGGGCGGCCGCGGCCGCACTGGTCGCGGCGGCACTGGCCCCGGACTGCGAGGTGATCGCCGTGCAGTCGGCGGCGGCACCGGCCGCGCACGACTCCTGGCGCACGGGCGAACTGGTGGAACGGCCCAACCGGACCGTGGCCGAAGGACTGGCGACCGGCTCCGGATTCGCGCTGACCCAGCGGCTCCTGCGCGATCGGCTGGCCGACTTCCTGCTGGTCGAAGACGAGCAGATCGGCGAGGCGCAACGCCTCTGCCTGCGGGCCGCGCACACCGTGGCCGAGGGCGCGGGCGCCGCCGCGCCGGCCGCACTGCTGGCGCACCGGGACCGGTTCGCCGGGCGGTCGGTCGCGGTGATCTGCAGCGGGGGCAACGCAGGTGAGGCCGAACTCAATCGGATGGGCCGCGCGGCGCCGATCGGGTAG